One segment of Solanum stenotomum isolate F172 chromosome 1, ASM1918654v1, whole genome shotgun sequence DNA contains the following:
- the LOC125862210 gene encoding protein REDUCED CHLOROPLAST COVERAGE 1-like isoform X1, with the protein MAPNKNGRGKTKGDKKKKEEKVLPVVMDITINLPDETQVILKGISTDRIIDVRRLLSVNTTTCNITNFSLAHELRGPRLKETVDVSALKPCVLTLIEEEYDEESATAHVRRLLDIVACTTSFGPSGTSGKELKTDSSKNARGAQDNKNAKKSNKVRGNDKSSSPPQTPTPAAQQLGKDAGSVDVDGEMSNTCPKIGSFYEFFSLSHLTPPLQLIRRATRQQDDEVLPDDHLFSLEVKLCNGKLVIVEACKKGFYNFGKQGILCHNLVDLLRQLSRAFDNAYDDLMKAFLERNKFGNLPYGFRANTWLIPPVAAQLPAIFPPLPVEDENWGANGGGLGRDGKFDSLPYANEFLNVASMACKTTEERQIRDRKAFVLHSLFVDVAILRAISAVKHVMEKVKPAHCDSNGEIIFNETVGDLSIFVTKDASNASCKVDTKIDGFQATGIAMKNLMERNLLKGITADENTAAHDIATLGVLNVRHCGYIATVKVQGKENDKVGNPPQSMELPDQPDGGANALNINSLRLLLHKKVDNKVVHSKPSETEETNCSQAFVKRILEESLTKLEEEKIEGDSFIRWELGACWIQHLQDQKKSEKDKKPSAEKTKNEMKVEGLGIPLKSLKNRKKSTDGTNMESQSESFKSVANGVGGGSEKAVLQSGESQFETDTDQNQVVLKALLSDASFTRLKESETGLHLKSLEELIDLSQKYYNEVALPKLVADFGSLELSPVDGRTLTDFMHTRGLRMRSLGQVVKLSEKLSHVQSLCIHEMIVRAFKHILQAAIASVVDIEDMAAIIAAALNMMLGVPENDDSNEYGVDSLIWRWLELFLKKRYEWDVGSLNYKDMRKFAILRGLCHKVGIELVPRDYDMSSPSPFQKVDIVSLVPVHKQAACSSADGRQLLESSKTALDKGKLEDAVSYGTKALAKLVAVCGPYHRMTAGAYSLLAVVLYHTGDFNQATIYQQKALDINERELGLDHPDTMKSYGDLAVFYYRLQHTELALKYVKRALYLLHLTCGPSHPNTAATYINVAMMEEGLGNVHVALRYLHKALKCNQKLLGPDHIQTAASYHAIAIALSLMEAYPLSVQHEQTTLQILRAKLGPDDLRTQDAAAWLEYFESKAFEQQEAARNGTKKPDASIASKGHLSVSDLLDYINPSPDAKGRDVGSKRRGFVSKALISQVKGKSDQNNVAIPDSDTPKDVLKEEADEEKQIIEDHTDPKMNMEPVDTVIESQHTGDGGITENKPIQSGPLLKETSIEKSMIREVLSEPSAEAEDGWQPVQRPRSGSFYGRRRRQRRQTISKVIGYQKKDPISDVDHAKLKNNYQASKYYVLKKRTSPGSYADYYLAKSQTPGTKLGRRVIKAVAYRVKSVSSSVRVAVHEISTTGGDLLNTSSEQVQVSTTKEVGSLSRRSSIVNLGKSPSYKEVALAPPGTISMLQERVSEDEIPDNQDVMKGKESNGPEENSKIMGRDAESMEKENIQDLVADSANHVKSETVATDNKEEIQMSDFKGGEISDVISANASIQLSHVDVSPMEQGSVETHNVPTSDNSPKVDPCEKDSSSNLNPGCISNMTLQDMDHLKVKSVSSHASDASRELSRKLSASAAPFSPSPAVPRVPPLPMNINLPSPPGIRPPIGPWSVNMSLHQGPPTILPSPMCSSPHHLYPSPPHTPNMMHPLRFIYPPYSQPQTLPPSTFPMNSSTFHPNHYAWQCNIAPNASEYVPATVWPGCHPVEFSISPPVIEPITDSISAAKELSDNPESISLTTSLLVDLNTGDEVKEDVNLPASETVESIAAVGPEKERASNTPDSHFVTLSSDQSKEGSGSNEKAGSCSDNHVQRNLMETDNEKTFNILVRGRRNRKQTLRMPISLLKRPYSSQPFKAVYSRVIRETEVPSSTSFDSHEHGITTAT; encoded by the exons ATGGCACCCAACAAGAATGGTCGTGGCAAAACAAAGGGagacaagaagaagaaagaagagaagg TTCTCCCAGTTGTAATGGATATAACAATAAACCTCCCGGATGAGACTCAAGTTATTTTAAAG GGAATATCTACTGATAGAATTATCGATGTTCGTCGATTATTATCTGTGAATACAACAACTTGTAATATCACCAATTTCTCACTGGCTCATGAG TTAAGGGGTCCACGTTTAAAAGAAACAGTGGACGTTTCCGCACTGAAGCCCTGCGTCCTGACTCTTATCGaag AGGAATATGATGAAGAAAGCGCAACGGCGCATGTTAGAAGGCTGTTGGACATCGTCGCTTGTACAACGAGTTTTGGGCCGTCGGGGACTAGTGGCAAAGAGTTGAAAACTGACTCTAGCAAGAATGCGCGGGGTGCGCAGGATAACAAGAACGCCAAGAAATCCAACAAGGTTCGAGGGAATGATAAGTCATCGTCGCCGCCACAAACGCCAACTCCGGCGGCGCAACAGCTGGGTAAAGATGCGGGATCGGTGGACGTAGATGGAGAGATGAGCAATACTTGCCCTAAGATTGGAAGCTTCTATGAGTTCTTCTCGCTTTCTCATCTCACGCCTCCTCTTCAGC TCATAAGAAGAGCAACAAGACAACAAGATGATGAAGTTCTGCCAGATGATCATCTTTTCTCTCTTGAA GTGAAACTTTGTAATGGAAAGCTGGTTATTGTTGAAGCTTGCAAGAAAGGATTTTACAACTTTGGAAAGCAGGGGATTCTTTGTCACAATCTTGTTGATTTGTTGAGACAACTCAGTAGAGCATTTGACAAT GCGTACGATGATCTCATGAAAGCATTCTTGGAGCGTAATAAG TTTGGGAATCTTCCATACGGATTCAGAGCCAACACATGGCTTATACCACCTGTGGCAGCACAGTTGCCAGCTATTTTTCCACCTCTACCTGTGGAGGATGAAAACTGGGGAGCCAATGGAGGTGGTCTAGGCCGAGATGGAAAATTTGATTCGTTACCTTATGCCAATGAATTTTTAAATGTTGCATCCATGGCTTGTAAGACAACAGAGGAGAGGCAGATTAGAGACAGGAAGGCTTTTGTTCTTCATAGTTTATTTGTTGATGTCGCCATTTTACGAGCCATTTCAGCTGTAAAGCATGTCATGGAGAAAGTTAAACCAGCTCATTGTGATTCGAATGGAGAAATCATTTTTAATGAGACAGTTGGGGACTTGAGCATATTTGTTACCAAAGATGCTTCAAATGCTAGCTGCAAAGTAGATACCAAAATTGATGGATTTCAAGCAACTGGAATAGCTATGAAGAATTTGATGGAAAGAAATTTACTGAAGGGTATAACTGCTGATGAAAATACTGCTGCCCAT GATATTGCTACTTTAGGTGTTTTGAATGTAAGACATTGTGGTTATATTGCAACTGTAAAAGttcaaggaaaagaaaatgacaaaGTGGGCAACCCACCGCAAAGCATGGAACTTCCTGATCAGCCTGATGGTGGTGCAAATGCCCTCAATATCAACAG TTTACGCTTGCTCCTTCACAAGAAAGTGGACAACAAGGTAGTGCATTCAAAACCTTCAGAAACTGAAGAGACAAATTGCTCTCAGGCATTTGTAAAGAGAATACTAGAAGAGAGTCTTACCAAacttgaagaagagaaaatagaaGGTGACTCTTTCATCAGATGGGAACTTGGTGCATGCTGGATACAGCACTTGCAAGATCAGAAGAAATCAGAAAAGGACAAGAAACCCTCCGCTGAGAAGACAAAAAATGAGATGAAGGTTGAGGGACTTGGAATACCTCTTAAGTCCCTTAAGAACAGAAAGAAGAGTACAGATGGAACTAACATGGAATCCCAGTCTGAAAGCTTCAAATCTGTTGCAAATGGTGTTGGAGGGGGATCAGAAAAAGCTGTCCTGCAGTCTGGGGAGTCTCAGTTTGAGACAGATACAGATCAAAATCAGGTTGTCCTCAAGGCATTGTTGTCTGATGCTAGCTTTACAAGGTTGAAGGAGTCAGAGACTGGACTTCACCTTAAG TCTTTGGAAGAGCTGATTGATCTGTCACAGAAGTATTATAATGAAGTTGCCCTGCCAAAGCTG GTGGCTGATTTTGGCTCTTTGGAACTCTCACCAGTAGATGGTCGAACCTTAACTGATTTCATGCATACCCGGGGTCTACGTATGCGTTCTCTTGGACAAGTA GTTAAACTTTCTGAGAAGTTATCACACGTGCAATCTCTTTGTATACATGAGATGATAGTCCGAGCTTTTAAACATATTCTGCAAGCAGCTATTGCATCAGTTGTTGACATTGAGGATATGGCTGCGATAATTGCTGCTGCCTTGAATATGATGCTTGGGGTACCTGAAAATGATGATTCAAATGAGTACGGTGTTGATTCTTTGATCTGGAGATGGCTGGAATTATTTTTGAAGAAGAGATATGAATGGGATGTTGGCAGCCTAAACTACAAAGATATGAGGAAATTTGCTATCCTCCGTGGTTTATGCCATAAG GTGGGAATTGAACTGGTTCCAagagattatgatatgagttcCCCAAGTCCTTTTCAGAAAGTAGACATTGTCAGCCTTGTACCAGTGCATAAG CAAGCTGCTTGCTCTTCTGCAGACGGAAGGCAGCTTTTGGAATCATCCAAAACAGCTCTGGATAAGGGAAAACTTGAGGATGCTGTCAGCTATGGGACTAAG GCTCTTGCCAAGCTGGTTGCAGTATGTGGTCCATACCATCGAATGACAGCTGGAGCTTATAGCCTTCTTGCTGTTGTTCTGTATCACACCGGtgattttaatcag GCCACAATCTATCAGCAAAAGGCCTTGGACATAAATGAAAGAGAGTTGGGCCTTGATCACCCAGACACCATGAAAAGTTATGGTGATCTTGCAGTTTTCTATTACCGACTTCAACACACAGAGTTGGCTCTCAA GTATGTAAAACGAGCTCTTTATTTGTTGCATCTCACATGTGGCCCCTCCCATCCAAACACTGCTGCGACATATATAAATGTGGCTATGATGGAGGAAGGGCTCGGTAATGTGCATGTTGCCCTCAGATATCTCCATAAAGCTTTGAAGTGTAACCAAAAGTTACTCGGTCCGGACCATATTCAG ACAGCGGCAAGTTACCATGCTATAGCAATTGCGCTCTCTTTGATGGAAGCTTATCCTTTGAGTGTTCAGCATGAGCAAACAACCTTGCAGATACTTCGAGCAAAGCTTGGTCCAGATGATCTTCGCACACAG GATGCTGCTGCATGGCTTGAGTATTTTGAGTCGAAGGCTTTTGAACAGCAAGAAGCTGCTCGAAATGGAACTAAGAAGCCTGATGCATCTATAGCCAGCAAGGGTCATTTGAG TGTGTCAGATTTGCTCGACTACATTAATCCAAGTCCCGATGCCAAAGGGAGAGATGTTGGATCAAAAAGAAGAGGTTTTGTCTCAAAG GCTCTTATTTCTCAGGTGAAGGGAAAATCTGATCAAAACAATGTTGCCATACCAGACTCTGACACTCCTAAAGATGTTCTAAAAGAAGAGGCAGATGAGGAGAAACAAATTATCGAAGATCACACTGATCCCAAGATGAATATGGAACCTGTTGACACAGTAATTGAATCCCAACACACTGGAGATGGAGGAATTACTGAGAATAAACCCATCCAATCTGGACCCTTGTTGAAGGAAACTTCAATTGAGAAGTCTATGATCCGTGAAGTCTTATCTGAACCTTCTGCTGAAGCAGAAGATGGATGGCAGCCAGTGCAGAGACCAAGGTCAGGTAGTTTCTATGGACGAAGACGAAGGCAGAGGCGTCAAACCATCAGCAAGGTCATTGGTTACCAGAAAAAGGACCCAATTTCTGATGTTGATCATGCTAAATTGAAGAATAACTATCAAGCTAGTAAATATTATGTCTTAAAGAAACGTACATCACCAGGAAGTTATGCAGATTATTACTTAGCAAAAAGTCAAACTCCTGGTACGAAACTTGGTCGAAGAGTCATAAAAGCTGTAGCCTACCGTGTGAAGTCTGTGTCATCTTCTGTCAGAGTTGCTGTTCATGAGATCTCCACAACTGGAGGAGATTTGTTAAATACTTCATCAGAGCAGGTCCAAGTTTCGACAACAAAGGAGGTTGGATCACTATCAAGGAGAAGTTCAATAGTAAACCTAGGAAAATCTCCTTCCTATAAGGAAGTAGCACTTGCCCCGCCAGGTACCATCTCTATGTTGCAGGAGAGAGTTTCTGAAGATGAAATTCCTGATAATCAAGACGTTATGAAAGGAAAGGAGAGCAATGGACCAGAAGAAAATTCCAAAATAATGGGAAGAGATGCAGAATCCATGGAGAAAGAGAACATTCAGGATCTAGTTGCAGATTCTGCTAATCATGTAAAAAGTGAAACAGTAGCTACTGACaataaagaagaaattcaaATGAGTGATTTCAAAGGTGGTGAAATTTCAGATGTGATATCTGCAAATGCATCTATTCAACTCAGCCATGTTGATGTTAGTCCAATGGAACAGGGTAGTGTCGAAACTCATAATGTCCCTACTTCTGACAATTCCCCCAAAGTGGATCCCTGTGAAAAGGACTCATCAAGCAATTTAAATCCTGGCTGTATCTCAAATATGACCTTGCAAGATATGGATCATCTGAAGGTAAAATCTGTGTCATCTCATGCAAGTGATGCAAGTCGAGAATTGTCCAGAAAGCTATCCGCATCAGCAGCACCATTCAGCCCTTCCCCAGCCGTTCCCCGCGTACCACCATTACCTATGAACATTAATCTCCCTTCTCCTCCTGGAATACGACCACCTATTGGTCCTTGGTCAGTGAACATGTCTCTTCATCAAGGACCACCGACCATCTTGCCTAGTCCAATGTGCTCCTCCCCTCATCACCTGTACCCTTCACCTCCACACACCCCAAACATGATGCACCCATTGCGCTTTATCTACCCTCCGTATTCTCAACCCCAGACGTTACCTCCAAGTACATTCCCCATGAATAGCAGCACTTTCCATCCGAATCATTATGCTTGGCAATGCAATATAGCTCCTAATGCATCAGAGTATGTTCCTGCCACAGTTTGGCCTGGTTGCCACCCAGTCGAGTTTTCTATCTCACCACCTGTGATTGAGCCTATAACCGACTCAATTTCCGCTGCTAAGGAGCTATCTGATAATCCTGAAAGTATTAGTTTGACAACAAGCTTACTAGTAGATCTCAACACTGGGGATGAAGTCAAGGAAGATGTAAATCTTCCAGCATCAGAAACAGTGGAGAGCATAGCTGCAGTTGGACCAGAAAAAGAGAGAGCAAGCAACACTCCAGATTCACATTTTGTTACCTTGTCTAGTGATCAATCAAAAGAGGGAAGTGGATCAAATGAGAAGGCCGGAAGTTGCAGTGATAATCATGTGCAAAGAAATCTTATGGAGACAGATAATGAGAAGACCTTCAACATTTTGGTACGGGGCCGGAGGAACCGCAAACAAACTCTAAGAATGCCTATAAGTTTGCTCAAGAGACCATATTCTTCTCAGCCCTTCAAAGCTGTATATAGCAGGGTAATAAGGGAGACTGAGGTTCCCAGCTCTACCAGCTTTGATTCACATGAGCATGGCATAACGACTGCTACTTGA